ACCCTGCCGCCATTGGTTTCCCACTGCCCCTCGGCATTTCGCTTGGTTCCAGCATGATACACTCTGGCCCCATCAACCTTCTCGAGACCCGAGATCACATCCCCGCTACGTGAGCTGGCAGGATATCCGGCACTGGCAAGAATCAGGCACACGCTCCAGCCTTCATCAAAGCTGAGCAGCTCGGACTTCATCTCCCCCTTGGCTGCAGACAGACAGAAACTGGCAATGTCCCCCTGAACCAATGGCATCACAGCCTGGCACTCGGGGTCACCAAATCGGCAGTTGTATTCAATGATTTTCGGGCCGTCCGGAGTCAGCATCAGGCCAAAATACAAGTAACCACGGTATGGCAAGTCATCCTTGACCAAACCTTGAATGGTGGGCTTCACAATGGATGTTTCAATTTCTGCCAGCATGTCGGCATCAATCAGCTGACGACTGGCAACCGCTCCCATACCACCGGTATTGGCCCCCTCGTCGTTATCCCCGATGCGCTTGTAATCGCGGGCCGGAGTAAAAATCAAATACTCGTCATCACAAACCGCGGCAAAAATGGAAACCTCCGGCCCGGTCAGGCATTCTTCGACCAACAGACGTCCATCCCCGAACTTACGTTCAACGAGCACTTCCTGAAGAAATTCTTCCGCGCTGGCCTCATCGGGGCAAACCGCCACGCCTTTGCCGGCAGCCAAGCCATCGAATTTCAGCACCGTTGGATACTGCCCATTGATGGCAGCACGGGCTTCATCGATGTCCGCACAGCCGCTAGCGGCTCCCGTCGGGATGCCGTGACGCAGCATAAACTCCTTGGCAAACTCCTTGCTCGCTTCAAGCTGAGCCGATTGTTTATGTGGCCCCCAGCAGGGAATGCCTGCCTGCTCACAAAGGTTGGCCAACCCTTCGCCTTTCACCAAATAGCTTTCCTCACCCGCTACACACAATTCGATCTCGTGATCTTTCATCCACACAATCAGCTCATCCAAACCGTCCACTTGCACACTGCTGGCCAGTGACTCAATCGCATCGCTGCCGGGAAAACAGAACAACTCGGTATCGACCGGTGATTCGTCCAATGCGGTAATCAATGCGTGCTCACGCCCTCCTTTGCCTACAACGAGAATTTTCATCGCGGGAAATGAAGCGAACACAGCCCTGATGCGCAAGTGTTTTCCATAGGAGATACTCAAGCCGAAGCCTATGAAGGCGATGGGCTGGGATTCATTGACTACTCATATCGAACGAAGCACACACAAAGAAAAAAATTTGCATTGACGTGCAGGGAGTTCAATGGTGGTCTGATATCGTTCATCCTTACCCGAATATTATGATCTTTTCACGCACTCCTTGCTGTATGGTGATGGCATCGGCATTTCTTGCTTCAATACCATCACATGCCGCCAACCTGATTACGAATGGTGACTTTTCCGGTGGAACGTCGGGAACCTATGCCCCCGGCTCCGCTACAGGAGGGGCCAATAACGTCCCTACCGGCTGGGTCGGGTATGCCACAGGCAACGACTCTCTGTTTGTCAATGGATCCCAAAGGGTCAACTTCAACGGTGGAGACAAACCATCGGGCAGTTACATCGAGCAAAGTGTAAGCACTCAAACCAACCGCTGGTATGCGCTAGCCTGGCAACAGCAAAGCCATTCCGGGACCGACAATGGAGGTGTATTGATGACAAGCACACTGACCAGTGGAGCTGCCAGTACAACAAGCAGCTTGCGGGGGATGCTGGACGGAGCTTCCCTCATCCATACGATGTCGACATCAACGACGGTTCGCCTGTCGGATATCGGAGCGAGCACCGTATCGCTCGACACCCAACTGGACAATGTTGTTCTGGATTTGGCCAATGGCCAATACAACGTAGCTCATCTGGCCACGCTGAGTTCTGATTCCCAGTATGGTCTTGGAACATGGGGCAACGAAGAAAATGCCGTGGATGGTCGCATTGGAGCGACGAATTCAAGCAACACCATTTTTCACAGTAATAACAACTCAGGAGGTTGGTATGAAATGGATTTCACGTTAAACGCCATGGGGGCTTACATTGATCGTATCGAGATCGAAGCAAGGCCAGGGTTCAACTCCCGCATGGGAGACTCCATTCAAATTTATTCCACATCCGACGCCCTCTTGGAAACCATCGTTATTGATGATTCATCAGGAAGCTTCGGTGTTGATGGGACATGGAGTGATGTTGGCAGAATTCGTATCGCCAATGACGGAGATTTCATCAACTTAGCAGAAGTCAGGACCTTCAGCAGTTTTGTCGATGGCGTCATGGTTCCAGAACCCTCCTCGCTCACTCTTTTGGGACTCGGAAGTCTCGCTCTGGTTCTACGCCGCAGGAAATAAACTCACGGATCATTCCGGAGAAATCCAAAGAGCTTCTCAGCCCGCCGGCTGACGAAGCTTTTTTGTGGAGTGCTGAAAAGACTCTCGGCGATTAACTCCTTGAGACTTTTGCATTTGCAAGAGAGCTTGAAATTGAGTAAACGGCCTGACC
This genomic stretch from Oceaniferula marina harbors:
- a CDS encoding PEP-CTERM sorting domain-containing protein; the encoded protein is MIFSRTPCCMVMASAFLASIPSHAANLITNGDFSGGTSGTYAPGSATGGANNVPTGWVGYATGNDSLFVNGSQRVNFNGGDKPSGSYIEQSVSTQTNRWYALAWQQQSHSGTDNGGVLMTSTLTSGAASTTSSLRGMLDGASLIHTMSTSTTVRLSDIGASTVSLDTQLDNVVLDLANGQYNVAHLATLSSDSQYGLGTWGNEENAVDGRIGATNSSNTIFHSNNNSGGWYEMDFTLNAMGAYIDRIEIEARPGFNSRMGDSIQIYSTSDALLETIVIDDSSGSFGVDGTWSDVGRIRIANDGDFINLAEVRTFSSFVDGVMVPEPSSLTLLGLGSLALVLRRRK
- the purD gene encoding phosphoribosylamine--glycine ligase, which codes for MKILVVGKGGREHALITALDESPVDTELFCFPGSDAIESLASSVQVDGLDELIVWMKDHEIELCVAGEESYLVKGEGLANLCEQAGIPCWGPHKQSAQLEASKEFAKEFMLRHGIPTGAASGCADIDEARAAINGQYPTVLKFDGLAAGKGVAVCPDEASAEEFLQEVLVERKFGDGRLLVEECLTGPEVSIFAAVCDDEYLIFTPARDYKRIGDNDEGANTGGMGAVASRQLIDADMLAEIETSIVKPTIQGLVKDDLPYRGYLYFGLMLTPDGPKIIEYNCRFGDPECQAVMPLVQGDIASFCLSAAKGEMKSELLSFDEGWSVCLILASAGYPASSRSGDVISGLEKVDGARVYHAGTKRNAEGQWETNGGRVLAVVAGAEDRLGAVDAAYAELTKVKFDGAQNRSDIGRMHF